The genomic region TGAAAATTTTAGCTCAAGAGTTGGAAGAAGAAATAGGTTACCCAGTGACCCACCAAACTAGAGGTACATAAGAGGATCTTTGCCTCTGATCATTCCCTGAGTGCGCTGTACTAGATCCAGGGATCCAAAGGGCACTACCTACCTGAAATAAAGCCCGCGTCACCTGGAGTAAATCTACTGTGCACAGAGATCAATGGAGATGTTATTTAGAGCCTCACGGTCAGATTCTCTTCAGATCTTTGTAGTTTGGTTTTACAAGCTGAGTTACTTAGGGCCTCAGAAAGCAGCTTTTAAAAGCAGTTACTGAGTATCTGCCAAAATATTCTATTCCTCAGGAAGTGATTGGAACGATGTACGGAGATGTTGAAACATTTATGGAATTTTACCTACTGTCTTGAAGGGCTAGCAATAAATTAATACATGTGTCCGCACCACATAATAGCACAGTGGGATTTTTTAAAGATCCAAAGTTGAATTGTTTTCAGATACAGTTTGGTTTGCCAATAATGTCTTGCCGCTTTAAAATCCTTTCAGCTTTCTGTGGCCTTGACTCGCTAAAGCTCAGGCCCGCTGAGTTCACCGGCTCTGCTAACCTAGTTTGATCTCTTGTCTACCCTGACCCTGCACACTTAGTGTTTCAGTAGTTGGGTTGGGTGGAGGGGTGGGACGGGAAATGGATGCATGGAAGGGGGGTGGGTGGATTGAAGGGCCCTGGGCAGGTGAGTAAGTGTTAGCAGAATGGGGTGGGGGCGGTGTAGAGCATGGGAAGTTTGGTGAGTCTTGGGGGTCTCTGGAGTACACAGGGTCTTGAAGTCACTGAGATACCCTAAGCAGTTGGAGGGGGATCTGATGAGGGGATTAAGCTGGAAAAGTGGGTGGAAGACACGCCTGGCGCACACCCCTCCTCGGCTTTCCTTCTCGGGCAGATGCTGCACATTATTCATAGCCTCTTAACCTAGTATCTTTGAAATCTGAAAGGAAGATGGACTCAGAGCGGAATGGACGGTGCTGTGACTGCAGTGCCCTCTGGTGGCCGTAAGGGGATTTGGCGgtattcttaggtattttttttcattgtctatTCTCCCCTCGACACTCCATTGTCTATTCCTTCCCCTACCCCGCTCCGCCCACACACAGAGCCCCCCACTAGAATATAAACTCCCTGAGACCAGGGCTTTTTCACCGTTTGCTCATTGTTGTATATCCAGCGTCTAagatagtgcctggcacatagtaggctttcaacaaatacttatttttgAATCTGCTTCTCAACTTTATTAACCCTGAGTGGCATTCTTAACTTataaagcctcagtttcctgagcaAATTGGAGATACTAACATCCCCACTTCCATAAGCATGAACTGAGAACGAGACCTATCGTGCTGAGCAAAGGCCCCCagttaaataaatgtgtgttccCTTCTCCCCCAGCCGCCGGCAGTGATGATGCAGTATATGCTGCCTTGATTTGCACCCGATTTGATGGGCATGTTTGCTTTAATGAGCATGGGCTTTATGCTGGATAGGGGGCAGCCTGTGGAAGTCACCTAGTCCCAGGCTGGTCAGGGAAGAAGGAAGATAGCAGATAGACACCAGGTGAGATGTGAGACTTCGGCCATTTACCCCTGTCTCCTCACCCTCACGGCCACACCCAGTTCTTCCTCTGGCCCTGAACCCATCAGGCTCCATCTGCCCTCTGAACCTTTGCAGATGCTGTTTCTCCTACTTGCCCTCCCTTCTTGCTAACCACCTGCCATGACCCACATTCAAGCCCTCTGAGTAGTGGTATCAGCCTTCCCTTGGCCTGCCTACAGTCATTCTGGCCCCCTCAAATAGATCTTCCTGCAAATATGCTTATCTCATTTTCCAGCATCAATCTGATTGTTCTCGGGACAAAGTCCAAGTCCTCTGACCTACCATTTTGTGGTCTGGATGCTGCCCAGCTCCTAGTCATCTTGCCTCTCCTGATCCCAGCTTCAGATCTTAACCAAACAATCCAAGGCATTTCCCACTTCTGACCCTTTGTTCACACAGTCTGCTCTGCCTGGAAATCCATCCTTGCAAGGAGAGCATGAATTGCTTTTGCCTTCCCAGGCTCCCTTTTCTTCTAGGCAGGTGGGGGAATCCCCTCCCAGTGCTTGCATTTAGGATCAGGCTGGGAGGACTGGGTTCATTTTTCTGTTCAAGGGTGAGCTTGAGAATCAGCCTGGCAGCctgcttttttctattttaattgggGTGCTGTGGGTGCCGCCCACATTCTCCAGTTGGCCACAGTTCTCTTCCCTGAGTCTTCTTCCAGCCTCCCCCATTTGTCTCATGTGCTTGAATCCTAGAGGCATTTGAGTTTGAGACTCCTGGTACACGTCTCCCTTCTGCCGCTACTAGACTCTGACTCCCTCTTGAGCCCAAGGGTTTTGCCTTTCAGTTCCCTGCTCATCTTGGGTCCCCATTTCTGTCCTGACATCCAGTTCCATGAGGGTTCAGTTATCCCCCTGCAGGTCGGAGGAGCTGGTCCTCGAAGATCTaagatccctggagcaggaaaggcTACCTAGCGGAGAGTGTCCTTGTTTCCTTGGAGGCAGGACAGGAGGGCCTTGGGGTGGAAGTGTGTATTGCAGCATAGGAGTGGCCCAGGTGGCGTCTCTGGCCTGTGTCCTGTGAGAATAGCCCCTTTAGTTCAGGACATCAGCCAAGACAGCAGCCACTTCTGCCCGGCATCTTTGCTAGATGAATCTCCACTGTGTGCTCAGAGCCTAGCCATGGCAGGCGCTCAGCACACATCTGATGCTTGAAAGATGAAGGTATTGGCCTGTCTGGAGCTTTCCCGTCTGGGGTGAGCTTGATCTTTTCTTGATCTGCTCCTTTCCCATCACTGGTCTCCAGGGTTGAAAAGGGGGCAGAGGGATAGAATAGATCCCTCAAGACAGACTGGGACCTCCAGTCTCCCCCTGAAGAAGGAGCCTCTGTGGGTGAGACCTGTTTTTCTCTCCTATTGGCAAAGGGTGGAGAAGAGAGTAGATTCTGGGAGGGGAGAGGCGACTCTAGACTGAAGCCCTTCCAGAAGGAAGCACCCTGGGGACCACTTTCACCCTTGGGGCCCTTCATGCTCTCGTTCTTCCCACAGCCACGTCAGAGAGAGGTTTGACGTGAGGGTTAGAATGGCCACACAAATGGGCAAGACCTCAGtggtgcgtgtgtgcatgtgtgcttggGGGGCTGGATTTAGACCCTCTGTTTAGACCTCTGAGTCCTGACCTAGCACGAAATGAAGTCTGATGTCTGAACACGGGCCCCCACCCATCCCTTCCTTACTTCCTAACTGACCTTGGTTCTGGTCCTCTCAGAGGCTCAGCAGCTTCATACCTCTCCCAACTAATGATATCCTAAAAGGCCTTCAGCACCCAATGGGGGTTTCATCTGGGGAAGGATGGGTGGTGGAGTCAGCTGGGGACCCCAAAAGTGAGGAATGAACAGGTCCTTACCTCCAACCAAAGAGATGGTAATAGTTGCCAGAGGCGAACGTGAAATACTTAGTCATCAGTACAACATGGGCATCAATCAAGTGTAATATTCCAGCTGGACATCAGGCTGGGTCCACATATCCTCAAATATAAGACACCATTGATTGTAAAACACACATCACGTTGCGTTgcatgctctgtcatgtccgactctgcaactccatggactgtagcccaccaggctcctctgtccatgagattatccaggtaagaatactggaatgggttgccatttcctcctccaggggatcttcccaacccagggatcgaacccacgtctcttgcatctcctgcatcagcaggtagattcttttacgactgcaccacctgggaagccccaaaatatacACACTTACTcaaaaagaaaactgtcaaaCCAGTCCTATCTCATTACTTACAATTTCTATCTTATACTTGTTGAAAGAGTTCTTTTGGACTAATTTCCACATAGATCGTTATCATGTTGTACCTACAAGCCACATGCACAGACCACAAGGGCTACGTGACAATCCATGTCTGTCTGACAAGGACCATTAGACGCTATTAGTTAAAGGCAACTTCAGTgggtggagggaaaaaaaaaagtgcatcttAGAACAGATGAATGATGGCAAtttctaacatttactgagcatttactctGTGCTAATTATCACCCCCAAGAAGTCCGTAAGGTTGAttagacccattttacagattaggaaactgaagtGAGCAGAGGTGAAGTCAGTCCTTTGCGGTCCCCCAGGCAGTGCGTGGCAGAGCCGGCTTCAGCACAGTCTAACGCCAAAGTGTCCTGTTGGCTGCTGGACTTAAAGAAACCTTGAGGGTCTCATGAGAGCACCTTATCCCACTACCTGGGTAGCCTCCTCGGCTTTAGGACCGGCGGGTGTGGGGCACTGGAGTGGCCCCTTCAGCAAACAGCTTGAGGGAGAAATCGAGGGCTGGGGCCGCCTGCGTCAGCATCCCCAAAGAGATGACATCGATGTGGGGCCCACAGAACTGCGGGAGGTTGTCCAGCGTGACGCCCCCGCTGGCCTCCACACTCACACTGGGGAACTGGGCCTTCAGCGCGGCGGCCGTGGGGTGCAGCTCCTGCGGGACACGAACCGGGGAGAGGTGAGAGCCCCCGACCCGGCCCCTCCCCAGGAAGCCGCCCTGGCCTCACCTCAGGCCTGAAGTTGTCCAGTAAGACGAGGTCCGCTCCTGCCTCGGCCGCCTCCACAGCCTCCTGCAGGCTGCTGCATTCCACCTCCACCTTCAGGGCGAAGTCGGCTGCCCGCCGCGCTGCCCGCACCGCCTGGCAGGCCGCAAGGGCGACAGTGAGACCGGGTGCTGGGACTGGCGTGCGAAAGGCTCCAGATAGATAATGAGCTTGGggttcatggcaacccactcctgtattcttgcctcgagaatcccatggacagaggagcctggcaggctacagtccatggggtgccaaagagttggacaggactgagtgactaacacttgggGTTCATGAGGAAACTGGGCATGAAAATGGCTTCTTGCacattagcacacacacattaggGGAAACCACATGGAATTACCATTTTTGTAAGACAAAAAAAAGGCCAGATTCAGCACACTTTGGCATTTGGACCTGAGTTCAATCGACTCAGAATATTAAGACCTGAAGAGGTCTTCAAGCACAGTTTCACATAAAGGAAACAGGTCCAGGGAGTTTGAGTGACATGCCCAAGGTCGTAGAGTTATCAACACTGGGTTCCCAATAGTTCGTCCTTTGCCCTTGAGCATCATACCAACCAGTTGAAGAAGGCTGGAGAAGAAGCAAGTCCAACCCCTCGCTTCACAGATGGAACCTCTGAGGGGTCGAGGAGTCttgcaacccccaccccccaagccaTCACTATTTCACCAAGGAGTGGCTGGGGGTCCCTGGTAGCGGGGAAGGACTGTgatggggctggggctggagcagGGCCAGGGTAGGGGCTCAGCTGGACAGATAGACACCTTTTTCACACCACCGGCTGCCATGACATggttgtccttcaccatcaccagcCCGCCAAGGTCGTAGCGGTGGGCGGCGGCCCCGCCCACTAGGAGCCCGTATTTCTCC from Muntiacus reevesi chromosome 2, mMunRee1.1, whole genome shotgun sequence harbors:
- the QPRT gene encoding nicotinate-nucleotide pyrophosphorylase [carboxylating] yields the protein MDPEGLAHLLPPATLAALADSWLREDCPGLNYVALVSGTAPSQAVLWAKSPGVLAGRPFFDAIFAQVNCQVSWLLPEGSKLVPVAKVAEVRGPAHCLLLGERVALNTLARCSGVASTAAAAVETARGTGWAGHVAGTRKTTPGFRLVEKYGLLVGGAAAHRYDLGGLVMVKDNHVMAAGGVKKAVRAARRAADFALKVEVECSSLQEAVEAAEAGADLVLLDNFRPEELHPTAAALKAQFPSVSVEASGGVTLDNLPQFCGPHIDVISLGMLTQAAPALDFSLKLFAEGATPVPHTRRS